From Ailuropoda melanoleuca isolate Jingjing chromosome 8, ASM200744v2, whole genome shotgun sequence, a single genomic window includes:
- the AASDHPPT gene encoding L-aminoadipate-semialdehyde dehydrogenase-phosphopantetheinyl transferase: MVSPAQRSRLAPAMEGVRWAFSCGTWLPSRAEWLLAVRSIQPEEKERIGQFVFARDAKAAMAGRLMIRKLVAEKLNIPWNNIRLQRTAKGKPVLAKDSLNPYPNFNFNVSHQGDYAVLAAEPELQVGIDVMKTSFPGRGSIPEFFHIMKRKFTNKEWETIRSFKDEWTQLDMFYRNWALKESFIKAIGVGLGFELQRLEFDISPLNLDIGQVYKETRLFLDGEEEKEWAFEESKIDEHHFVAVALRKPDGSRHQGVPSQDDSKPTQRQFTILTFNDLISSAVPMTPEDPSFWDCFCFTEEIPIRNGTKS; this comes from the exons ATGGTCTCGCCCGCCCAGCGGTCTCGCTTGGCGCCGGCCATGGAGGGCGTGCGCTGGGCCTTTTCGTGCGGCACCTGGCTGCCGAGCCGCGCAGAGTGGCTGCTGGCAGTGCGGTCGATCCAGCCCGAGGAGAAGGAGCGCATTGGCCAGTTCGTCTTTGCCCGGGACGCTAAGGCAGCCATG GCTGGTCGTCTGATGATAAGGAAATTGGTTGCAGAGAAATTGAATATCCCTTGGAATAATATTCGTTTGCAAAGAACTGCAAAGGGAAAACCAGTTCTTGCCAAAGACTCCTTGAATCCCTACCCCAACTTCAACTTTAACGTCTCTCATCAAGGGGATTATGCGGTGCTTGCCGCTGAGCCTGAGCTACAAGTCGGAATTGATGTGATGAAGACCAGTTTTCCAG GTCGTGGTTCAATTCCAGAATTCTTTCATATTATGAAAAGAAAGTTTACCAACAAAGAATGGGAAACAATCAGAAGCTTTAAGGATGAATGGACTCAACTGGACATGTTTTACAGGAATTGG GCACTGAAAGAAAGCTTCATAAAAGCCATTGGTGTTGGACTAGGCTTTGAATTGCAACGGCTTGAATTTGATATATCCCCGTTAAATCTGGATATCGGCCAAGTATATAAGGAAACACGTTTGTTCCTggatggagaagaagaaaaagaatgggcaTTTGAA GAAAGCAAAATAGACGAGCACCATTTTGTTGCCGTGGCTCTTAGGAAACCGGATGGATCTAGACATCAGGGT GTTCCATCTCAAGATGATTCTAAACCAACTCAGAGGCAGTTCACTATTCTCACCTTTAATGATTTAATATCATCTGCTGTTCCTATGACCCCTGAGGATCCTTCATTTTGGGACTGTTTTTGCTTCACAGAAGAAATTCCAATACGAAATGGTACAAAGTCATGA